A single Pedobacter sp. PACM 27299 DNA region contains:
- a CDS encoding FecR family protein, translating to MEKLNIADLLEKYNEGNCSPEELAFVENLLLEQNPTAVELTDIELNAAEERSILRGQEIPAVGAKKINWSLGTFLIAASIALVCGVWTIFFAREPTPGNYVTDINPGGNKALLTLESGKKIQLSDTKTGVVIDASKLSYNDGTLINNEASKTFTISTPRGGTYQVRLPDGSMVWLNAASSLTYRTALKEDGGIRRVKLTGEAYFEVAKDKEHPFVVSTDKQNVTVLGTHFNINSYTDEASVRTTLFEGSVRVAPLSSSGNPLLENAKILKPGTQAINSGNVIEIAPADADLAISWKNGEFAFKNETLEEIMKKVSRWYDVEVVFEDPKVKRKIFGGSISKFEKVSKVLGMLELTGDVKFKIDDKKILVTQ from the coding sequence ATGGAAAAGCTAAACATAGCGGACTTACTGGAAAAATATAATGAAGGTAACTGCAGTCCCGAAGAATTAGCTTTTGTTGAAAATCTACTCCTGGAGCAGAATCCAACAGCAGTGGAGCTGACGGATATAGAATTGAATGCAGCAGAAGAACGCAGTATTCTTAGAGGACAGGAAATACCTGCTGTAGGAGCCAAAAAAATAAACTGGTCTCTAGGTACTTTCTTAATTGCGGCTTCGATAGCACTTGTTTGTGGAGTATGGACTATTTTCTTTGCAAGAGAGCCTACTCCAGGCAATTATGTAACGGATATTAATCCAGGTGGTAATAAAGCGTTATTGACGCTTGAAAGTGGAAAAAAGATTCAATTGAGTGATACAAAAACAGGTGTTGTAATTGATGCCTCGAAATTGTCCTATAATGATGGGACTTTGATTAACAATGAAGCATCGAAAACATTTACAATTTCAACACCGCGTGGTGGAACATACCAGGTGCGTTTGCCAGATGGATCTATGGTATGGCTAAATGCGGCTTCAAGTTTAACTTACAGGACGGCTTTAAAAGAAGATGGGGGGATCCGTCGTGTAAAGCTTACTGGAGAGGCTTATTTTGAAGTAGCAAAAGATAAAGAACATCCATTTGTGGTCAGTACTGATAAACAGAATGTGACTGTTTTGGGGACACATTTTAATATCAATAGCTATACGGATGAGGCTTCGGTAAGAACTACTCTTTTTGAAGGGAGTGTTCGAGTCGCACCTTTATCAAGCTCAGGAAATCCTCTGCTTGAAAATGCAAAGATCCTTAAACCTGGAACACAGGCCATTAACTCTGGAAATGTCATTGAAATAGCACCTGCAGATGCTGATTTGGCGATATCCTGGAAGAACGGTGAGTTTGCCTTTAAGAATGAGACCCTGGAAGAAATCATGAAAAAAGTATCCAGATGGTATGATGTAGAAGTTGTTTTTGAAGATCCGAAAGTAAAAAGAAAAATATTTGGAGGTTCTATCTCCAAGTTTGAAAAAGTATCAAAAGTACTCGGTATGCTGGAGCTTACCGGAGATGTGAAATTTAAAATTGATGATAAAAAGATCCTAGTTACCCAATAA
- a CDS encoding SusC/RagA family TonB-linked outer membrane protein, whose protein sequence is MRLTTVILIATLMQVSASGFSQRKVTYVKKKTNLWDLFVAIKAQTGYKVLWSDEVIKTSEAIDANFKNATVQEVMDKVLTGKPVTYVLQDEMIVIRREEPSFREPIVRNTAPIDVTGRVLDENNVPLVGATVKVKGTSRTALTNNKGEFSLKNVDDKEVLVISFLGFETIEVKAAEASNSIKLLASSDKLDEVQIVSTGYQNIPKDRATGSFTIIDNKLLNRAVSPNLLDRLKGVTNGLLIDPLVGNPTGISIRGRSTIFSNTTPLIVIDNFPFEGDLNSINPNDIENVTVLKDAAAASIWGVRAGNGVIVITTKKGSFNKKTEITLNSNVTLTDKPNLYYQPQLSSAEWIDIEKKLFAEGKYTPELSNNWQSISPVIELLSKKTAVNSVSIDAQVEALKQYDIRDQIDKYFYRKGVQQQYFLNLNGGGSNNNYNYSVGYDRNDPIDVGISKNRYTVRGANTYGFLNNKLQITAEFILNRLSFANDAAGRLNTAKFPYEQLATDDGNPLPVLIGDLRASYTDVAGNGKLLDWKYRPLDELRSKANIVTSESTDIRFNTGINYRFLKPLLISANYQYFKSVGSSNQMADLNSYETRNSINTFTQINKTTGEITYPWPKGNTYSEANSLMNTNYGRIQLDFQKQFLTKHNISAIAGYEIRSEKGENLSVILYGYDPSTKMSRTRDNITYFPYFYNSNSMRFSSNGIGQSGTINNYISYYASGTYTFDDRYILSGSFRKDESNLFGVNTNQKGVPLWSMGIAWNVNKESFYHFDFLQQLQLKGSFGYNGNVNKSISAYTTAIPISANRFNSPYLSIINPPNPSLRWERVQNINLGVYFGLKRNIVTGSLEFYLKKGMDLIGTSPIAPQSGVVQYTGNVANTKTKGMDLQLNSQNIDKVFKWYSNFILNISKDKITSYMPNTGTNRDIITNTSFTPNVGYPINSIFSYKSTVLDQSGNPQGYLNSGVSTDYTKITGESNISALVFHGSIVPTVFGGIRNTFIYREIELSINIIYKMGYYFRRAVLQNGSLFSGVYVNPEYDQRWQNPGDENFTRVPSLLYPVNGLRDEFYRYSDFSVVKGDHIRLGDIKISYSLPNKILKRVGLQSLQFYGYANNLGIIWAANNMKLDPDINSGFPTPKSISLGIKTNL, encoded by the coding sequence ATGCGCTTAACCACCGTTATACTTATCGCCACTCTAATGCAGGTCAGCGCTTCAGGCTTCAGCCAAAGGAAGGTGACTTATGTAAAGAAAAAAACTAATCTATGGGACCTTTTTGTTGCGATTAAAGCACAAACTGGTTATAAAGTTTTATGGTCAGATGAAGTGATCAAAACATCCGAAGCTATAGATGCTAATTTTAAAAATGCAACGGTTCAGGAAGTGATGGATAAAGTCCTTACCGGAAAACCAGTAACGTATGTATTGCAAGATGAAATGATAGTGATTAGGAGAGAGGAGCCTTCCTTTCGTGAACCTATTGTTAGGAATACTGCTCCAATTGATGTTACTGGCCGTGTGCTTGATGAGAATAATGTACCATTGGTGGGAGCCACTGTAAAAGTTAAAGGTACTTCCAGGACTGCGTTGACGAATAATAAGGGGGAGTTTTCTTTGAAAAATGTAGATGATAAAGAGGTGCTTGTGATTTCATTTTTGGGGTTTGAAACTATAGAGGTAAAGGCTGCTGAAGCTTCTAATTCTATAAAGTTATTGGCCAGTAGTGATAAGCTGGATGAAGTACAAATTGTAAGTACGGGGTATCAGAATATTCCTAAGGATAGGGCTACGGGTTCATTTACAATTATAGATAATAAGTTATTAAATAGAGCGGTTAGTCCGAATTTACTTGACAGATTAAAAGGGGTGACCAATGGTTTGTTAATTGATCCTCTTGTTGGCAATCCAACTGGGATCAGTATTCGCGGAAGAAGTACGATATTCTCCAATACTACCCCATTAATTGTGATTGATAATTTTCCTTTTGAAGGGGATCTTAACTCTATAAATCCAAATGATATAGAAAATGTGACGGTGTTAAAAGATGCAGCTGCAGCTTCGATTTGGGGAGTTAGGGCTGGAAATGGAGTAATTGTGATTACCACAAAGAAAGGAAGTTTTAATAAGAAGACTGAAATTACCTTAAATTCCAATGTAACCTTAACTGATAAACCTAATTTATATTACCAACCTCAACTGAGTTCTGCTGAATGGATTGATATTGAAAAAAAATTATTTGCAGAAGGTAAATATACTCCTGAGCTTAGTAATAATTGGCAGAGTATTTCACCGGTGATTGAGTTGCTTTCAAAAAAAACAGCTGTTAATTCGGTATCAATAGACGCTCAGGTAGAAGCCTTAAAACAGTATGATATACGCGATCAAATTGATAAGTATTTCTACCGAAAGGGAGTACAGCAACAATATTTCTTGAATTTAAATGGTGGAGGCAGTAATAATAACTATAATTATTCTGTAGGTTATGATCGTAATGACCCTATTGATGTGGGAATTTCGAAAAATAGATACACAGTTAGGGGTGCTAATACTTATGGTTTTTTAAATAATAAACTACAAATTACAGCTGAATTTATACTAAATCGGTTGTCATTTGCAAATGATGCTGCAGGGCGATTAAATACAGCAAAGTTCCCTTATGAACAACTGGCCACTGATGATGGAAATCCTTTACCAGTGTTAATTGGAGATTTAAGGGCATCTTATACTGATGTAGCCGGAAATGGTAAACTTTTAGATTGGAAATATAGACCACTAGATGAACTTAGATCGAAAGCTAATATAGTAACTTCGGAATCAACTGATATTCGTTTCAATACCGGTATTAACTATAGGTTTTTAAAGCCACTTTTGATTTCAGCAAATTATCAATACTTTAAATCTGTTGGTTCCAGCAATCAAATGGCTGATCTAAACTCCTACGAGACAAGAAATAGTATAAACACATTTACTCAGATTAATAAGACTACAGGAGAAATTACTTACCCGTGGCCGAAGGGAAATACATATAGTGAAGCCAATAGCCTAATGAATACAAATTATGGTCGTATTCAATTAGACTTTCAAAAGCAATTTTTAACTAAACATAATATTAGTGCAATTGCGGGATATGAAATTCGTTCAGAAAAAGGAGAAAATTTGAGTGTTATCTTATATGGATACGATCCTTCAACAAAAATGTCTCGGACTCGTGATAATATAACATATTTTCCTTATTTCTATAATTCGAATAGTATGCGATTTAGTAGTAATGGAATCGGACAATCAGGAACAATCAACAACTATATTTCCTATTATGCAAGCGGAACTTACACATTTGATGATCGCTATATTTTGTCAGGAAGTTTTCGTAAAGATGAATCAAATCTTTTTGGTGTTAATACTAATCAGAAGGGGGTACCCTTATGGTCAATGGGTATTGCATGGAATGTAAATAAAGAATCTTTTTATCATTTTGATTTCCTCCAACAATTGCAACTGAAAGGAAGTTTTGGCTATAATGGTAACGTAAATAAATCAATTTCAGCTTATACAACCGCTATTCCCATTTCAGCAAACCGTTTTAATTCCCCTTATTTATCTATAATAAATCCACCAAATCCTTCTTTACGTTGGGAACGTGTACAAAATATAAATCTAGGCGTATACTTTGGACTTAAAAGAAATATAGTCACTGGAAGCCTGGAGTTCTATCTCAAAAAAGGAATGGATTTAATTGGTACTTCGCCGATAGCCCCGCAAAGTGGTGTTGTTCAATATACAGGGAATGTTGCAAATACAAAAACTAAAGGAATGGATCTTCAGTTAAATTCCCAAAATATTGACAAAGTATTTAAGTGGTATAGCAATTTTATACTAAATATTTCAAAGGATAAAATAACATCTTACATGCCAAATACGGGAACAAATCGTGATATAATAACAAATACATCTTTTACTCCAAATGTAGGTTATCCAATTAATTCAATTTTTAGTTATAAATCAACAGTTCTTGATCAAAGTGGGAATCCGCAGGGTTATTTGAATTCAGGCGTTAGTACTGACTACACAAAAATCACTGGAGAAAGTAATATTTCTGCGCTAGTTTTTCATGGTTCTATTGTTCCTACGGTCTTTGGCGGAATTAGGAATACCTTCATTTACAGAGAAATAGAATTGTCGATTAATATTATCTATAAGATGGGGTATTATTTTAGAAGAGCGGTATTGCAAAATGGCTCCTTGTTTTCTGGAGTATATGTTAATCCTGAATATGATCAGAGGTGGCAAAATCCAGGAGATGAGAATTTTACTCGTGTCCCTTCTTTGTTATACCCAGTTAATGGCCTTAGGGATGAATTTTATAGATATTCAGATTTTAGCGTCGTAAAAGGGGATCATATTAGGCTCGGAGATATTAAAATTAGCTATTCTTTACCTAATAAAATACTTAAACGGGTGGGATTACAATCGCTTCAGTTTTATGGTTATGCGAACAATTTGGGCATCATATGGGCAGCCAATAATATGAAACTAGACCCTGATATAAATTCTGGATTTCCGACGCCGAAAAGTATTTCTCTTGGTATTAAAACAAATCTTTAA
- a CDS encoding RNA polymerase sigma factor, whose product MRSLADYKDYSDAQLVDLLRADDHSAFDEILKRYSAILINFTYRRVADLPLAEDLVNDVWVDLWSKRSQYAYANGFEAFIFTAMRNRVLLHFRRGKITQRYIDHFKATYCEEHESSDLLIRSNDLSALIEKEIAALPIKMREVFELSRKTAMSRKEIAEYLKVPENTVKTNMHRALKTLKTKLGPVMVFVFMI is encoded by the coding sequence ATGAGATCACTTGCTGACTATAAAGATTATTCGGACGCTCAACTTGTAGATTTACTGAGGGCAGATGACCATTCCGCTTTTGATGAAATTCTAAAAAGGTATAGTGCTATCCTAATCAACTTTACTTATAGGAGGGTCGCTGATCTGCCACTGGCAGAAGACCTGGTGAATGATGTATGGGTTGACCTATGGTCGAAGCGCAGTCAGTATGCTTACGCGAATGGCTTCGAGGCTTTTATCTTTACAGCGATGAGAAATAGGGTTCTACTTCATTTTAGAAGAGGAAAGATTACTCAACGTTATATTGATCACTTTAAAGCGACCTATTGTGAGGAACACGAATCCTCAGATTTACTGATTCGATCAAATGACCTCTCCGCACTGATAGAAAAGGAAATTGCTGCGCTTCCCATTAAAATGCGGGAAGTTTTTGAATTGAGCAGAAAGACGGCTATGAGCCGCAAAGAGATCGCGGAATATCTGAAAGTTCCTGAAAACACGGTGAAAACCAATATGCATAGGGCCTTAAAAACCTTAAAAACTAAGCTGGGGCCAGTCATGGTGTTTGTTTTTATGATCTAA